A genomic stretch from Falco naumanni isolate bFalNau1 chromosome 8, bFalNau1.pat, whole genome shotgun sequence includes:
- the GABRA6 gene encoding gamma-aminobutyric acid receptor subunit alpha-6 isoform X4: MALLIAWVCVAVSIEKALGGQGDAGDLYSENITRILDKLLDGYDNRLRPGFGGAVTEVKTDIYVTSFGPVSDVEMEYTMDVFFRQTWTDERLKFSGPTEILRLNNLMVSKIWTPDTFFRNGKKSIAHNMTTPNKLFRIMQNGTILYTMRLTINADCPMRLVNFPMDGHACPLKFGSYAYPKSEIIYTWKKGPLHSVEVPQESSSLLQYDLIGQTVSSETIKSNTGEYVIMTVYFHLQRKMGYFMIQIYTPCIMTVILSQVSFWINKESVPARTVFGEYSLQLLYFHLQRKIGYYLIQTYIPCIMTVVLSQVVFWINKESVPARTVAGITTVLTMTTLSISARHSLPKVSYATAMDWFIAVCFAFVFSALIEFAAVNYFTNLQTQRAMRKAARAAALAAALSAATVPAEDEIVSFFEPTAMHLRNDHLSN; this comes from the exons ATGGCTCTGCTCATCGCCTGGGTATGCGTCGCTGTCAG TATAGAGAAGGCGCTGGGGGGCCAGGGCGACGCGGGGGACCTCTACTCGGAAAACATCACTCGGATCCTCGACAAGCTGTTGGACGGCTACGACAACAGGCTCCGACCGGGATTCGGAG GCGCCGTGACAGAAGTCAAAACGGACATCTACGTGACCAGCTTTGGGCCGGTGTCCGACGTGGAGATG gaataCACAATGGATGTCTTCTTTCGGCAGACATGGACTGATGAGAGGCTGAAGTTTAGTGGGCCAACTGAAATTTTGAGATTGAACAATTTAATGGTCAGTAAAATTTGGACACCAGACACAttttttagaaatggaaaaaagtctATTGCTCATAATATGACAACTCCTAACAAACTTTTCAGAATTATGCAGAATGGAACTATTCTTTACACAATGAG ACTAACCATTAACGCTGATTGTCCTATGCGGTTGGTGAACTTCCCTATGGATGGGCATGCTTGTCCATTGAAGTTTGGAAGTT ACGCTTATCccaaaagtgaaataatttataCATGGAAAAAAGGACCCCTGCATTCAGTAGAAGTACCACAGGAGTCTTCCAGTCTCCTCCAGTATGACCTCATAGGACAAACTGTATCTAGTGAAACAATTAAATCTAACACAG GTGAATATGTAATCATGACGGTTTATTTCCACTTGCAAAGGAAGATGGGCTACTTCATGATACAGATATATACTCCATGCATTATGACAGTCATTCTTTCTCAGGTGTCTTTCTGGATTAACAAGGAGTCCGTTCCAGCCAGAACAGTTTTTG gtGAATATTCACTTCAGCTGCTCTATTTCcatcttcaaaggaaaataggCTACTATCTCATTCAGACATACATTCCATGCATCATGACTGTAGTCCTGTCTCAAGTTGTGTTTTGGATCAACAAAGAGTCTGTTCCAGCAAGAACTGTGGCCG GAATCACTACAGTTCTAACAATGACCACTTTAAGCATCAGTGCACGCCATTCTTTGCCCAAGGTGTCCTATGCTACCGCCATGGATTGGTTCATAGCTGTGTGCTTTGCCTTTGTCTTCTCTGCACTTATTGAGTTTGCAGCTGTCAACTACTTCACCAATCTTCAAACTCAGAGAGCGATGAGgaaggcagccagggcagcagcactggcagcagcactATCAGCAGCAACTGTACCGGCAGAGGACGAGATTGTCTCG